The Pseudanabaena sp. BC1403 genome includes the window GAATTTAATTCTTCCCCCTTTTTAAGGGGGATTGAGGGGGATCTCTTAGAGCTTTTGACCGCAGAAAGTAATTCTTAAATGGTTTCTTAAATACCAAAGCACCAAATGGCTACGCCATTTGGTGCTTTTAAAACCCTTACTGGGTTTGGTTTTTAATTCACAACTAAAAGTACTAGAATCAACTTAGTTAGATCGTCAAACTAAGTTAAAGCCTAATGACTAATGCCAACCTGCCCCGCCGTGAAAGTTTAGTCAATCGCTTGATTTTTGGGCTGACCACTAGTATTTCACTACTAGCCACAGCCACATTGATCTTGTTGCTGCATATCCAACAAGGCACACCTGAACTAGAATCCTTTACTACATGGCTAGCGATCGTGATTCTATCAACGGGATTGGGTTCTGGGCTATTTGTCGCTCTCTCGATTGTGCGGAGCATACAGCCGCCACTGACAGAGCTAGCTGAAACTGCCGAAGAAATAACTACTGGCAATTTGTCAGCGCGATCGCAATTAAATCGAGCTGATGAAATTGGGGAATTTGCCAAGGTATTTAATCGTATGGCGGCGCATCTCGAAAGCAAAACCGCCACCTTAGAAGCCCGTGATATTCAGTTTGCGCTACAGTCCCTCGATCGCGTTTTAGTCAACACTACCGATCAATACAAATTAATCAAGGCAAGTTTAGAAGAAATTTGTAAACTTACGGGCGCACAACTCGGTAGCATTTACCTTTGGGAAATGCCAACCTCACGTCCTGACGGATGTCTAATATTAGCTGCCGAATGGGGCTATAAAACTAGTCAAGCATTAACGGAAATCACCCTTGGCGAAGGCATTGTTGGTCAAGCTGGACAACTACAAGAAGCGATTATTTGGGAAGGCGATCGCCTCAAAGGACAAACTCTGGTTTATCGGACTCCTGTGGGAGATTTATTACCTCAAAGCCTCTCGGCTTACCCTCTGATGCTCAGAAGCAGTCTTGTGGGAGTGCTGTTTTTGGGAAGTCTTACCCCGCTTTCAGATCGTGGGTGCAATATTCTTCAATCCATTGGTCGTCGCCTTGCTACAGCAATTAGCAATGCCCAGAGTATTGAAACGATCGCGCGTCAGCGTGAGGAACTAACTACTGTTTTTGAGCAGCTTGCCGATGGCGTATTACTAAGCGATCCAGCAGGACGGATTCTCAAAATCAATTCCGCAGGGCGTAAAATCCTCAGCTTTAATGCCGTAAATGCAGGTGTAGCCGCATCACCAGTAATTGCGAAATCCATGGAAGAGATTGTTAAACAGTTTGACATCAGACATCAGGATGGCGAACCTGTGGACTTAGCCAATCTGGTGGTTTTTCGCGCCATGTCCACAGGGGAAGTTGTGGAAGATCAAGTGGTTTTACGTCCGCCTGAGGGCAATGAAATCATTCTCAGTACTAAAGCTGCACCGTTGGTTGGTACTGAATCAGAACTGATTGGCAGTGTGATGATTTTACGAGATGTCACGGAGCAGCGTTATCGCGATAAGGTGCTGCAAGAGACAAATAAAATCATGATCGAGCAGCAAAAGCGAATGAGTATTTTGCAACGTCTCACTAACTTAATTAACCAGCAGTTGCAAGATCTTGATGTTCTCTTGGAGTCAGTGGTGGAGGCAACTTGTGATGCGATTATGTGGGCAGATATATGTGTGATTGCTCTCTACAATCCTAAAGAGAATCGACTAACGCTATCAGCCGCAAAAGGCTTGCCAGAGAATTTCCCACTGCAAGAATCCTTTGCTTTGGAGGCTCAAAATCTGATTGCACAGGTATTTAAAGAAGGAATTCCCATCGAGATTAAGGCAGGGGAATCACATCTCATTGAGGATCTACCAGTTAAGAGTGCTTTGTGTGTGCCCATTGAGTCTAGTCGTTCTGGACGCTTGGGAGTATTAGCGATCGGGCATGTCCAGTTAGAGCGAGCCAGTTCCCGTGAAGATTTGAATCTATTGGCTTCTTTTGGAGTGCAAGCTGCGATCGCGATCGGCAATGCTCAATTAATTAACCAAATCGAAGCTCAAAATGCTCAATTATTGGAAGCAACCCAGCTTAAGAGTCAGTTCTTGGCGAATATGAGTCATGAACTACGCACACCGATGAACGCGATTATTGGGTTTTCTCAAGTGCTATTGCGTCAACGCCTTGACACGCTCTCATCAAGCCAAGTTGACATGGTGGAGAGAATCCTACGCAATGGCAAAAATCTACTGGATTTGATTAACGATATTCTCGACCTGTCAAAAATTGAAGCAGGTAAGATGGAAGCTCATCCAGAAATTTTTAACCTTGACGAATTAATTCACCATACCTGTGAAAGCCTACAACCACTAGCCACCATCAAATCTCTCAATTTTATATTTGAAAATCATATTGGTACTTGTGCGATCTATCATGACTCGATTCGGATAAAGCAGGTGATTACCAACTTAGTTTCTAATGCGATTAAATTCACGGATGATGGCGAAGTTTGTGTGGAGCTAACATATGCGAAAATACCAAATACAGGTATAGAAATGTCTGCATCTGAGATAACTACAGATTCCATTAATCCATCTAGCGAAGAAGTGCAGATTTCTCCTTTCGCAACATCAAATATTCTCATCTCTGTGCGCGACACAGGTATTGGTATTGAGCCTGAGTTCCAGCGCACAATTTTTGAACAATTCCGTCAAGTCGATCAATCCTCCACAAGAAAACATGGCGGAACTGGGCTAGGTTTAGCGATTACCGAGCAGCTTGTTTTGTTAATGGGTGGCACAATTTCTGTAGAAAGTGTAGTTAATCAAGGCTCAACATTTACAGTCGAATTACCTCCACGATTAAAAGACATAGAAATTACATAGTAAAAATCAAGGCAATTCATTATTGCTTCATTATCAGTTCATAGTTCGCTCATTATCAGTTCATAGTTCATTCATTATCTGTAATCTAGCTTCAGTAAGGCTTTTACTGCTTTTTATTTACTCTCAAATGCATAATAATTCTCTCTCTATGATTTACAATGGAATCTAAATCATAGAGAGAATTAAGAGATTGCTGCAAGCTTTTACAGCCAGTTTATTGCTAATTACGATTTCGGAATTAGGGGATAAAACTTTTTTTATCGCTGTGATTTTATCGATGCGCTACAACCACCGCATCGTGTTTTCGTCAGTGCTAGCTGCACTGGCTTTGATGACAGTATTATCGGTTCTGCTAGGACAAGCTGTCTCGCTATTACCAAAGGTTTATACTCACTATGGAGCGATCGCCTTATTTTTGATTTTCGGTGTCAAGCTAATTGTCGATGCAGTACGAATGTCTCCTAATTCAACTGAGGAAGTCGTAAAGGAAGCCGAGGAAACTGTTGCAGGACAAACCCCACAAACTTCTATTCCCGTTTTTGGCAAGATTTTAGCGCGTTATCCACAAATCGGCGTTTGGGTACAGGCTTTTGTGATGACTTTCTTGGCAGAATGGGGCGATCGCACGCAAATTAGTACGATCGCGTTAGCGGCGGCAAATGATCCGATTTTTGTAACCCTTGGGGCAATTTTGGGACATGGAATCTGCACAGTGATCGCCGTGATTGGCGGTCGTTTAGTGGCGGGGAGGATCTCTGAACGGGTAATTACAGGAATTGGCGGCGTTCTGTTTCTAGTTTTTGGGGTAACTGCTTTCTTTCAAGCTTAAAAAAAATCGGCACTGAGTGCCGATTTTTTCTAGCTTCCTTCTACCTTACTGCGATATTCACTAGCCGACATAGTGCCAGCTAGTTCGCCTGCATCTTCGATATTTACTTTGAGCAACCATGATGCGCCATAAGGATCATTACCAATGATTTCAGGGTCATCGACTAGAGATGTATTAGATTCCATTACTGTACCAGTTACGGGTGAATAGATATCTTCTACCGCTTTGACCGACTCAATTGTGCCGAAGGTTTGACCTTTTTCTACCCTTGTCCCCACTTCAGGAAGATCGAGAAACACAATATCACCGAGTTGATCGATCGCAAAAGCCGTAATTCCTACTGTGGCGGTGTCATCTTCCAGCCGAATATATTCGTGGGAGTTAGTGTATTTCAAGTCATCAGGATATTCAAACATCTGGCTATTTTCCCTTTTTCTATCTTGATTATTGTAGACAAAAGAGAGGAGCGCTTTGCGCTCCTCTCTATAAATTATTTGGTTTGCTCTGCGATCGCCTCAATTTCATCGACTGGCTCACGTTTAGAAAATCCCCAGATAAAAACTAGTCCGATGCAAGTCAGCATCAACCACTCGGGAGGAACTAAGCTATCAGAAAATACTTTGATAAATAGACGTAAACCTACAAGTAACACGATCAAATAGCCTGCCGATTCAAGGTGTGTAAATTCTGCTAACCACTTGATAAATAGTCCTGCTAGAAAGCGTAATGTGATAATTCCCGCGACACCACCAATCAGCACTAGCCAAGTCTCTTGAGCGACTGCCACTGCTGCGGTCACACTATCAAGGGAAAAAGCCAAGTCTGTTAATGAGACCAGAGCGACAACTTGCCATAATTTATCTGCCATCCGCACTGGATGCTGTGCATCATGACCTGCTTGGGACTTTTCCAAGAAAAATTTTCCTGATAGCCACAGCAGATATACCGAGCCAGCTAGTTCAAATTGCCAATATTTAATTACCCATGTTGCCGTAAAGATCAATACCACCCGCAATACAAATGCCCCAATTAAGCCGTAACGTAGCGCCCATTCTTCTTGCTTAGGGTCTGGTAAACTACGCACGATCGCAGCAAGGGCGATCGCATTATCCGCAGACAGAATTGCCTCTAGCAGAATTAGTACTCCCAAAATTGGAATGACTTCGGGGCGAAATGACAAACCATTTGTCTCTAGAAACTGCTCGAACATTCAATACTATCCATAACAAAACATTAACAAATACTACAAGTATACAAAATCATCAGACCATCAACTATAACTGTCGTCACATAAAACCTAAAAGAGTGTTGCGGCGCGAAGCGCCGCAACACTCTTTTAGGTTTTATTTCTTAACATGACTGGCGACAACAACTAAAAGTAATGCAGATGCTTTGCACCTTCATTACTTTTAGTTTTTTGTTACATTTTGCGGTGTTGCATAGAGGGCGCGTATGATAATTATTAAAGAGGGATTGCCAAATTTAGGTACTTTTTTATGAAGTCAACAGCCTTTACTCACTCCGTGACTGCGATCGCTAGCGCCTTTGTGGCTAGCTTTATGACAATGGGCATAGCCTCAAGCGTCCAAGCGCAAAATGCTGGACATCTCCAAGAACTTTTGGCTCATCGTACTTGTCAGCGATGCGAGCTAAGTGGCATTGCTGCCAATGGGGTCAATTTACGTGAATCATTCCTTGATGTTGCCGATCTGCGCAAAAGCTCTCTCTCTGGGGCAACTTTGGCTTTTAGCACCATGTATTATGCTGATTTTCGTGGCGCAGATCTCAGCAACTCCGATCTGCGAAATACTTTCTTGATTCATAGCGATTTGATTCAAGTAAATTTGTCTGGGGCAAATGCTCGTAATAGTCGCTGGAAATATGCTGATTTAACCGAAGCGAATTTGCAAAACTCTAACTTGATTGATATCGAGTTGGTTTATGCCAAGCTCAACGGCGCTAATCTAGCTAATGCCTCTTTGCGCAACGCAAGCTTATATGGTGCAGATTTGACTGGCGCAAATCTCAAGGGTGCGGATTTGTATCGTGCTGACCTCACCAATGCCAATGTAACCAATGTAGATCTAAGTCAAGCTAATCTTTGCCGTGCAACCATGCCCGACGGCAAAGTTTCGATGCAAGGCTGTATGCAGTTTTAAGGATTGCGCTAGATCCCCCAGCCCCCCTTAAAAAGGGGGGAGAATTAAATTCTTCCCCCTTTTTAAGGGGGATTGAGGGGGTTCTCTTGGAGCTTTTGACGTAGAAAGTACTTGTTAGAGAGTTTTTAATGACGATCGCATCACCATCAAATCAAGCGCCTGATCAAGTGCGTTGGCTCCAAGTATGGGGCTTAGCATCAGTTCAGGGAGCAATGACTCTAACTTGGATCGCTTATGCGATCTATTTACCGCAGTTTATCGAACAGGTTTTTGGCTATCCAACCAGTCAAGCACAACAGTTTGCAGCGCTAATACTGGTAATCGAAAACGTGATCG containing:
- the gcvH gene encoding glycine cleavage system protein GcvH, with amino-acid sequence MFEYPDDLKYTNSHEYIRLEDDTATVGITAFAIDQLGDIVFLDLPEVGTRVEKGQTFGTIESVKAVEDIYSPVTGTVMESNTSLVDDPEIIGNDPYGASWLLKVNIEDAGELAGTMSASEYRSKVEGS
- a CDS encoding TerC family protein, with protein sequence MFEQFLETNGLSFRPEVIPILGVLILLEAILSADNAIALAAIVRSLPDPKQEEWALRYGLIGAFVLRVVLIFTATWVIKYWQFELAGSVYLLWLSGKFFLEKSQAGHDAQHPVRMADKLWQVVALVSLTDLAFSLDSVTAAVAVAQETWLVLIGGVAGIITLRFLAGLFIKWLAEFTHLESAGYLIVLLVGLRLFIKVFSDSLVPPEWLMLTCIGLVFIWGFSKREPVDEIEAIAEQTK
- a CDS encoding TMEM165/GDT1 family protein, translating into MLQAFTASLLLITISELGDKTFFIAVILSMRYNHRIVFSSVLAALALMTVLSVLLGQAVSLLPKVYTHYGAIALFLIFGVKLIVDAVRMSPNSTEEVVKEAEETVAGQTPQTSIPVFGKILARYPQIGVWVQAFVMTFLAEWGDRTQISTIALAAANDPIFVTLGAILGHGICTVIAVIGGRLVAGRISERVITGIGGVLFLVFGVTAFFQA
- a CDS encoding ATP-binding protein — protein: MTNANLPRRESLVNRLIFGLTTSISLLATATLILLLHIQQGTPELESFTTWLAIVILSTGLGSGLFVALSIVRSIQPPLTELAETAEEITTGNLSARSQLNRADEIGEFAKVFNRMAAHLESKTATLEARDIQFALQSLDRVLVNTTDQYKLIKASLEEICKLTGAQLGSIYLWEMPTSRPDGCLILAAEWGYKTSQALTEITLGEGIVGQAGQLQEAIIWEGDRLKGQTLVYRTPVGDLLPQSLSAYPLMLRSSLVGVLFLGSLTPLSDRGCNILQSIGRRLATAISNAQSIETIARQREELTTVFEQLADGVLLSDPAGRILKINSAGRKILSFNAVNAGVAASPVIAKSMEEIVKQFDIRHQDGEPVDLANLVVFRAMSTGEVVEDQVVLRPPEGNEIILSTKAAPLVGTESELIGSVMILRDVTEQRYRDKVLQETNKIMIEQQKRMSILQRLTNLINQQLQDLDVLLESVVEATCDAIMWADICVIALYNPKENRLTLSAAKGLPENFPLQESFALEAQNLIAQVFKEGIPIEIKAGESHLIEDLPVKSALCVPIESSRSGRLGVLAIGHVQLERASSREDLNLLASFGVQAAIAIGNAQLINQIEAQNAQLLEATQLKSQFLANMSHELRTPMNAIIGFSQVLLRQRLDTLSSSQVDMVERILRNGKNLLDLINDILDLSKIEAGKMEAHPEIFNLDELIHHTCESLQPLATIKSLNFIFENHIGTCAIYHDSIRIKQVITNLVSNAIKFTDDGEVCVELTYAKIPNTGIEMSASEITTDSINPSSEEVQISPFATSNILISVRDTGIGIEPEFQRTIFEQFRQVDQSSTRKHGGTGLGLAITEQLVLLMGGTISVESVVNQGSTFTVELPPRLKDIEIT
- a CDS encoding pentapeptide repeat-containing protein, whose amino-acid sequence is MKSTAFTHSVTAIASAFVASFMTMGIASSVQAQNAGHLQELLAHRTCQRCELSGIAANGVNLRESFLDVADLRKSSLSGATLAFSTMYYADFRGADLSNSDLRNTFLIHSDLIQVNLSGANARNSRWKYADLTEANLQNSNLIDIELVYAKLNGANLANASLRNASLYGADLTGANLKGADLYRADLTNANVTNVDLSQANLCRATMPDGKVSMQGCMQF